One Candidatus Limnocylindrales bacterium genomic window carries:
- a CDS encoding site-2 protease family protein has protein sequence MHFDPAMLALWVVPFLMAVVFHEWAHGFVANRLGDDTAAVEGRLTLNPLVHIDPLGTILLPGLLLLSGAGFLFGWAKPVPVAFHRLNNPLRDMIYVAAAGPGMNLALAFLSAGLLTAVASLSTGGADGGEGSFQVAEPVALMCKMSVQLNVLLAVFNMLPIPPLDGGRVAVGLLPRQLGESLAQVEPYGFLIVLTLLLTNVLHRVIDPVMGLVFGAIGLVFGTS, from the coding sequence ATGCACTTCGATCCAGCGATGCTCGCCCTTTGGGTCGTGCCCTTTCTCATGGCCGTGGTGTTCCACGAATGGGCGCACGGCTTCGTGGCCAATCGTCTGGGCGACGACACCGCGGCGGTCGAAGGACGCCTGACGCTGAATCCGCTCGTGCACATCGATCCGCTAGGCACGATCCTGCTGCCGGGGCTGCTGCTGCTCAGCGGCGCCGGCTTCCTGTTCGGGTGGGCAAAACCGGTGCCGGTGGCCTTCCATCGCCTCAACAATCCGCTGCGCGACATGATCTATGTGGCCGCGGCGGGCCCCGGCATGAATCTGGCGCTGGCGTTCCTCAGCGCCGGCCTCCTGACGGCGGTGGCGTCGCTGTCCACGGGCGGCGCCGACGGCGGCGAGGGCAGCTTTCAGGTGGCCGAGCCGGTGGCGCTCATGTGCAAGATGAGCGTGCAGCTGAACGTCCTGCTGGCGGTTTTCAACATGCTGCCGATCCCGCCGCTGGACGGCGGGCGGGTGGCGGTCGGCCTGCTGCCGCGCCAGCTCGGCGAGTCGCTCGCGCAGGTTGAGCCGTACGGCTTCCTCATCGTTCTGACGCTGCTGCTGACCAACGTCCTGCATCGCGTGATCGATCCGGTCATGGGCCTCGTTTTCGGCGCCATCGGCCTCGTCTTCGGAACGTCGTGA
- a CDS encoding segregation/condensation protein A has protein sequence MVAPTYTVRLNAFEGPLDLLLHLVRTNELDIYNLPIAQITDQYLAYLGMFEELNLDVAGEYLVMAASLMYMKSRLLLPRDDEDEEEQDEEVADLVRQLAEYQRYREVAEELRDRLLLDRDVFRRAPTPPEPSADDQPAPLRRLELADLFEALRRVLAKAAARRPHTISAEQYSVSDAVRTMVARLRESGRLEFHDLFVHEAPRGLIIATFLGVLELAKLGVLVAEQEGRFGPIYVTLVGDDIDETIADLTEMYGPASAAMQGLIAAGNGEDEQPPSEQMT, from the coding sequence ATGGTCGCGCCTACCTACACGGTCAGGCTCAATGCCTTCGAAGGCCCGCTGGACCTGCTGCTGCACCTCGTGCGCACCAACGAGCTCGACATCTACAACCTGCCCATCGCGCAGATCACGGATCAGTACCTGGCCTACCTCGGCATGTTCGAGGAACTCAACCTCGACGTCGCGGGCGAATATCTCGTCATGGCCGCCTCGCTCATGTACATGAAGTCGCGTCTGCTGCTTCCACGCGACGACGAAGACGAGGAGGAGCAGGACGAGGAGGTCGCGGACCTGGTCCGCCAGCTCGCCGAATATCAGCGCTACCGCGAGGTGGCCGAAGAGCTGCGCGACCGCCTGCTCCTGGACCGCGACGTGTTCCGGCGCGCGCCCACGCCGCCCGAGCCCTCGGCCGACGATCAGCCGGCGCCGCTGCGCCGCCTCGAGCTGGCCGACCTGTTCGAGGCCCTGCGCCGCGTCCTGGCCAAGGCGGCCGCCCGCCGCCCGCACACGATCTCGGCCGAGCAGTACAGCGTTTCCGACGCTGTCCGCACGATGGTCGCACGGCTGCGCGAGAGCGGCCGTCTGGAGTTCCACGACCTGTTCGTGCACGAGGCGCCGCGCGGGCTGATCATCGCGACGTTCCTGGGCGTGCTCGAGCTGGCCAAGCTCGGCGTGCTGGTCGCGGAGCAGGAAGGCCGCTTCGGCCCCATCTACGTCACGCTGGTCGGCGACGACATCGATGAGACCATCGCCGATCTCACCGAGATGTACGGACCTGCCAGCGCGGCCATGCAGGGGCTGATCGCCGCCGGCAACGGCGAGGACGAGCAACCACCGAGCGAGCAGATGACGTGA
- a CDS encoding heavy metal translocating P-type ATPase: MAGADKFELTPEKPHRDPVCGMSVAADSPRRLEHGGTTYFFCSDKCAERFGADPGAFLDPERVARAQQEQAAAAAAGASFTCPMHPEIIQDGPGPCPLCGMALEPMMPSADEDDSELRDMTRRFAISGVLAAAVLVLAMGHMLPLGSLAHALAGRWRVWTEAVLATPVCVWAAWPFYQRAVASVRARSLNMFTLIGIGVAVAYVYSLVATAAPAIFPRAFRDEHGEVGVYFEAAAVIVALVLLGQVLELRARSRTGEAIRALLRLAPQTARRVSGDGQEEDVPLAQVKEGDVLRIRPGEKVPVDGVVLEGSSFVDESMISGEPEPVEKKAQDRVVGATVNGRGTLLMRAEKVGGATLLARIIDMVAQAQRSRAPIQRLADQVAAWFVPAVLVASALAFAAWALFGPPPAMAHALLSAVSVLIIACPCALGLATPLSIMVAMGRGASAGILFRNAEAIEALRTVDTVVVDKTGTLTAGKPTLVAAEPAPPLSDSDLIAMAAAVERGSEHPIAAAVVAAARERGLAVPTAANFEAIAGKGVRADVEGAELLLGSAALLAERAITVPARVLERASERRARGETVLFVARRTELVGLIAVADPVKTGSAEAVAALRDQGVHVVMLTGDNRTTAEAVAREVGIDDVVAEVLPEEKRDHVVRLQEQGRRVAMAGDGINDAPALAQAQVGIAMGTGTDVAMESADVTLVKGDLRGIARARRLSAATVANIRQNLFFAFAYNALGIPVAAGALYPLFGWLLSPMIAAAAMSLSSVSVIANALRLSRVRI, encoded by the coding sequence ATGGCCGGCGCCGATAAATTCGAGCTGACGCCCGAGAAGCCGCATCGCGATCCGGTCTGCGGCATGAGCGTGGCAGCCGATTCTCCGCGCCGACTCGAGCACGGCGGCACAACGTACTTCTTCTGCTCGGACAAATGCGCGGAGCGCTTTGGCGCCGATCCCGGCGCGTTCCTGGATCCGGAGCGCGTGGCGCGCGCGCAGCAGGAGCAGGCTGCGGCCGCTGCGGCAGGCGCCAGCTTCACCTGCCCCATGCATCCGGAAATCATCCAGGACGGCCCGGGCCCGTGCCCTCTGTGCGGCATGGCGCTGGAGCCGATGATGCCGAGCGCCGACGAAGACGACAGCGAGCTGCGCGACATGACCCGCCGCTTCGCGATCTCCGGCGTGCTCGCCGCGGCCGTGCTCGTGCTGGCGATGGGGCACATGCTGCCGCTCGGCTCTCTCGCGCATGCGCTGGCGGGGCGCTGGCGCGTGTGGACCGAGGCCGTGCTGGCCACGCCGGTGTGCGTGTGGGCCGCGTGGCCTTTCTATCAGCGCGCGGTGGCATCGGTGAGGGCGCGCAGCCTCAACATGTTCACGCTGATCGGCATCGGCGTTGCCGTGGCCTACGTCTACAGCCTCGTCGCCACCGCCGCTCCGGCGATCTTTCCGCGCGCGTTCCGCGACGAGCACGGCGAGGTCGGCGTCTACTTCGAGGCCGCCGCCGTCATCGTCGCGCTGGTGCTGCTCGGACAGGTGCTCGAGCTGCGCGCGCGCAGCCGCACCGGCGAGGCGATCCGCGCACTGCTTCGTCTGGCGCCGCAGACGGCGCGGCGGGTGTCCGGCGACGGCCAGGAAGAAGACGTGCCGCTTGCGCAGGTGAAGGAGGGCGACGTGCTGCGCATCCGTCCGGGCGAGAAGGTGCCGGTGGACGGCGTCGTCCTGGAGGGCTCCAGCTTCGTCGACGAGTCGATGATCAGCGGCGAGCCCGAGCCGGTGGAGAAGAAGGCGCAGGATCGCGTCGTCGGTGCCACCGTCAATGGCCGCGGCACGCTCCTCATGCGCGCCGAGAAGGTCGGCGGCGCGACGCTGCTCGCCCGCATCATCGACATGGTGGCGCAGGCGCAGAGAAGCCGCGCGCCCATTCAGCGTCTGGCGGACCAGGTGGCGGCATGGTTCGTTCCCGCCGTGCTGGTCGCCTCAGCCTTGGCCTTTGCCGCATGGGCGCTCTTCGGCCCGCCGCCGGCGATGGCGCATGCGCTGCTGAGCGCGGTCTCGGTGCTCATCATCGCCTGCCCGTGCGCGCTCGGTCTGGCCACGCCGCTGTCGATCATGGTGGCGATGGGACGAGGTGCCTCGGCCGGCATCCTGTTTCGCAACGCCGAAGCGATCGAGGCGCTGCGTACGGTGGACACGGTGGTCGTCGACAAGACCGGCACGCTCACTGCCGGCAAGCCGACGCTGGTGGCGGCCGAGCCGGCGCCGCCTCTGAGCGACAGTGATCTGATCGCGATGGCTGCGGCCGTCGAGCGCGGCAGCGAGCATCCGATCGCCGCCGCCGTCGTTGCTGCCGCGCGCGAGCGCGGCCTGGCGGTTCCGACGGCAGCGAACTTCGAGGCGATCGCCGGAAAGGGCGTGCGCGCGGATGTCGAGGGCGCCGAGCTGCTGCTCGGCAGTGCCGCGCTGCTCGCGGAGCGCGCGATCACGGTGCCTGCGCGCGTGCTCGAGCGCGCGAGCGAGCGGCGAGCTCGCGGCGAGACGGTGCTGTTCGTCGCGCGCCGAACGGAGCTCGTCGGCCTCATTGCCGTTGCCGATCCAGTCAAGACCGGCAGCGCCGAGGCCGTCGCCGCGCTTCGCGACCAGGGCGTGCACGTGGTCATGCTGACCGGCGACAACCGCACGACGGCCGAGGCCGTCGCGCGCGAGGTGGGAATCGACGACGTCGTGGCCGAGGTGCTGCCCGAAGAGAAACGCGATCACGTCGTGCGGCTGCAGGAGCAGGGCAGGCGCGTGGCCATGGCAGGCGACGGCATCAACGACGCGCCGGCACTGGCGCAGGCTCAGGTAGGCATCGCGATGGGCACGGGGACCGACGTGGCGATGGAGAGCGCCGATGTCACTCTGGTCAAGGGCGATCTTCGCGGCATCGCGCGCGCCCGGCGACTGAGCGCGGCGACCGTGGCCAACATCCGCCAGAACCTCTTCTTCGCGTTCGCGTACAACGCGCTGGGCATACCGGTGGCGGCGGGAGCTCTGTACCCGCTTTTCGGGTGGCTGCTCAGCCCCATGATCGCGGCTGCAGCAATGAGCTTGAGCTCGGTCTCCGTCATCGCCAACGCGCTGAGGCTGTCGCGCGTTCGGATCTGA
- a CDS encoding CHASE domain-containing protein — translation MTPAIRRSAIPFAILFAVAAFSLVAARLTWTAASVRDQARFENAISSTKDRLEGRVQVYIDALTAAAAYVDANPDAGVEGLSAFLKRLGVHRRYPGVQGLGFAERIEPERLAERTAEMRAGGFPTFRVWPDTPRDRYTAIVLLEPLDRRNRAAIGYDMSTEPVRREAMDRARDTASPAMSGRVMLVQEIDQAKQAGFLIYVPVYRTASVPTTVEERRRELRGYVYAPFRAGDLLRGIFGREREPRVAFRVYAGDAPMAESLLAREEPAQWQDEHSLYRATTTLTIAGAPWTLEFSSLPAFDQVSGRPLAWLVGIGGTGIGLLLFGLARAQEHRRRYAEDVAATRKRSEDRLRMITDTLPVLVAYVDAAERYIFANGTYRSWLDLEPHEIEGRTLAEVLGPDAYAIVAPRMKAALAGDMQAFTVELPYRTGKRHVRVEYVPHRENDAVVGVVSHVSDVTEAAQAARERMELLARERAARNEAETLNRIGRSLAAELETEKLVQIITDESTRITGAQFGAFFRNAVDAQGGHYLLHTLSGAMRDRFDHLPPPRATAIFAPTFAGAAPVRLDDVRKDPRFGRNAPYFGLPEGHLPVVSYLAVPVVSSTGEVFGGLFFGHAEPGKFTEEHERIVVGIAGQASIALDNARLYEAAKEADRRKDEFLAMLAHELRNPLAPIVNSLQVMKLKEGDAEARAHARSVIDRQVHRMVRLVDDLLDVSRITRGKIQLRREVVDLRTIAERAVEATRSVVTSRRHRIDANLSPKPVLVLADPVRLEQVLTNLLDNAAKYTESGGQITINVRDEESQAVVEVRDTGIGIPRASLPHMFDLFVQADRTLDRAAGGLGIGLTLVRRLVELHDGRVDAHSDGPGTGSTFVVRLPLARAVMAPAAAAPDAQRPAPRRRLRVLVVDDNADITGTFCELLWTLGHEVRTADSGPAALEVAREFAPQLVLLDIGLPGMSGYEVAQRLRRQPELSTARIVAVSGYAQESDRRQARSAGFDDHLAKPVDFARLEQILSDVQERAAEG, via the coding sequence GTGACCCCGGCGATCCGCCGCAGCGCGATCCCCTTCGCCATTCTCTTCGCCGTGGCCGCGTTCTCGCTGGTCGCCGCGCGACTGACGTGGACGGCGGCTTCCGTGCGCGACCAGGCGCGCTTCGAGAATGCCATCAGCAGCACCAAGGACCGCCTGGAAGGACGCGTTCAGGTATACATCGATGCGCTGACCGCCGCAGCGGCCTACGTCGATGCCAATCCCGATGCCGGCGTCGAGGGGCTGTCGGCCTTCCTCAAACGCCTCGGCGTCCACAGACGCTATCCGGGCGTGCAAGGGCTCGGCTTCGCCGAGCGGATCGAGCCGGAGCGGCTGGCCGAGCGCACGGCCGAGATGCGAGCGGGGGGATTTCCGACCTTCCGCGTATGGCCCGACACGCCGCGCGACCGGTACACGGCCATCGTCCTGCTGGAGCCGCTCGACCGCCGCAACAGGGCGGCCATCGGCTACGACATGTCGACGGAGCCGGTGCGCCGTGAAGCGATGGATCGCGCCCGCGACACCGCCTCCCCGGCGATGTCCGGCCGGGTGATGCTCGTCCAGGAGATCGATCAGGCGAAGCAGGCCGGCTTCCTGATCTACGTTCCCGTCTACCGCACCGCCTCGGTGCCAACCACCGTCGAGGAGCGCCGGCGCGAGCTGCGCGGGTATGTCTATGCTCCCTTCCGGGCCGGCGACCTGCTGCGCGGCATCTTCGGACGCGAGCGCGAGCCGCGGGTCGCCTTCCGCGTCTACGCAGGCGACGCCCCCATGGCCGAGAGTCTGCTGGCGCGAGAAGAGCCGGCGCAATGGCAGGACGAGCATTCGCTCTACCGCGCAACGACCACTCTGACGATCGCCGGGGCGCCCTGGACGCTCGAGTTCTCTTCTCTCCCTGCCTTCGACCAGGTGTCGGGACGGCCTCTGGCCTGGCTCGTAGGCATCGGCGGCACGGGCATCGGCCTGCTGCTGTTCGGCCTGGCGCGCGCTCAGGAGCACCGCCGACGCTATGCCGAAGACGTTGCCGCTACGCGCAAGCGCAGCGAGGACCGGCTGCGCATGATCACCGACACGCTGCCGGTGCTGGTCGCGTATGTGGACGCGGCCGAACGTTACATTTTCGCCAACGGCACCTATCGCTCCTGGCTCGACCTGGAGCCGCATGAGATCGAAGGCAGGACTCTTGCCGAGGTTCTCGGTCCGGATGCCTACGCGATCGTCGCGCCACGAATGAAGGCTGCGCTCGCCGGCGACATGCAGGCCTTCACCGTCGAACTGCCCTACCGCACCGGCAAGCGCCACGTGCGCGTCGAGTACGTTCCGCACCGAGAGAATGATGCCGTCGTCGGCGTCGTCAGCCACGTCAGCGACGTCACCGAAGCCGCCCAAGCCGCGCGAGAGCGCATGGAGCTGCTGGCGCGGGAACGCGCGGCACGCAACGAGGCCGAGACCCTCAACCGGATCGGCCGCAGCCTCGCCGCCGAGCTCGAGACCGAGAAGCTGGTCCAGATCATCACGGACGAGAGCACGCGCATCACAGGAGCCCAGTTCGGCGCTTTCTTTCGCAACGCGGTGGACGCGCAGGGCGGCCACTACCTGCTGCACACGCTGTCCGGCGCGATGCGCGACCGCTTCGACCACCTGCCTCCTCCTCGGGCGACGGCGATTTTCGCGCCGACCTTCGCCGGCGCCGCGCCCGTGCGACTCGACGATGTGCGCAAGGATCCCCGCTTCGGACGCAACGCTCCATACTTCGGCCTTCCCGAGGGGCATCTTCCGGTGGTCAGTTATCTTGCGGTGCCCGTCGTCTCCTCGACCGGAGAGGTGTTTGGCGGCTTGTTCTTCGGCCACGCCGAGCCGGGAAAGTTCACCGAAGAGCACGAGCGCATCGTCGTCGGCATCGCGGGCCAGGCATCCATCGCACTGGACAACGCGCGTCTGTACGAGGCTGCCAAGGAGGCCGACCGACGAAAGGACGAGTTCCTGGCGATGCTGGCGCACGAGTTGCGCAACCCACTGGCGCCCATCGTCAACTCGCTGCAGGTGATGAAGCTCAAGGAAGGCGACGCGGAGGCGCGAGCGCACGCGCGCAGCGTCATCGATCGGCAGGTCCACCGTATGGTGCGCCTGGTGGACGACCTGCTCGACGTTTCGCGCATCACCAGAGGCAAGATTCAGCTACGGCGGGAAGTGGTCGATCTGCGCACCATTGCCGAGCGCGCGGTCGAAGCTACGCGCAGCGTGGTCACGTCGCGGCGGCACCGGATCGATGCGAACCTGTCGCCGAAGCCGGTCCTGGTCCTGGCGGATCCGGTTCGGCTCGAGCAGGTTCTGACCAACCTTCTCGACAACGCCGCCAAGTACACCGAGTCTGGCGGGCAGATCACGATCAACGTGCGGGACGAAGAGAGCCAGGCGGTCGTGGAGGTACGCGACACGGGCATCGGCATTCCGCGTGCGAGCCTGCCCCACATGTTCGACCTCTTCGTTCAGGCGGACCGGACTCTGGACCGGGCCGCCGGCGGCCTCGGCATCGGGCTGACGCTGGTGCGACGCCTGGTCGAGCTGCACGATGGCCGCGTCGATGCGCACAGCGACGGCCCCGGCACCGGCAGCACGTTCGTCGTGCGTCTGCCGTTGGCCAGGGCCGTCATGGCGCCGGCCGCCGCGGCGCCGGACGCACAGCGGCCGGCGCCGCGCCGGCGGCTGCGCGTGCTGGTGGTCGACGACAACGCCGACATCACCGGGACGTTCTGCGAGCTGCTGTGGACGCTGGGGCACGAGGTGCGAACTGCCGACTCGGGGCCTGCGGCACTGGAAGTCGCGCGCGAGTTCGCGCCCCAGCTCGTGCTCCTCGACATCGGTCTTCCCGGCATGAGCGGGTACGAGGTTGCGCAGCGCCTGCGCCGACAGCCCGAGCTCTCCACGGCCCGCATCGTGGCCGTGTCCGGCTATGCACAGGAATCCGATCGGCGGCAGGCGCGCAGCGCCGGCTTCGACGACCACCTCGCCAAGCCCGTCGATTTCGCCCGCCTCGAGCAGATCCTGAGCGACGTGCAGGAGCGCGCGGCTGAAGGCTAA
- a CDS encoding pseudouridine synthase: MLIARAGLASRRQAEQLIEDGEVTVNGRVITEPGARAVPGRDHVKVRGRLLGSERPREYWAYHKPVNCVTTMKDPEGRFCIGDVVEAIGGHGLFPVGRLDYASSGLLLLTNDGELAQRLTHPSFHIEKAYAVKVSPAPSREIIDHLRSGVRLRDGYTGPAYVREVERRGSQTAWVDVRIREGRNQQVRRMFEAFGIRVEKLRREALGPLTLGSLPTGDARRLRQSEVAALKAAVGMDDARRSRAVR; the protein is encoded by the coding sequence GTGCTGATCGCGCGCGCCGGTCTCGCGTCGCGGCGGCAGGCCGAGCAGCTCATCGAGGACGGCGAGGTCACGGTCAACGGACGCGTGATCACCGAGCCGGGCGCGCGCGCCGTTCCGGGGCGGGACCACGTCAAGGTGCGCGGCCGACTGCTTGGCAGTGAGCGTCCGCGCGAGTACTGGGCCTACCACAAGCCCGTCAACTGCGTGACGACGATGAAAGACCCGGAGGGCCGCTTCTGCATCGGCGACGTCGTCGAAGCCATCGGCGGACACGGGCTATTTCCAGTGGGTCGGCTCGATTACGCGAGCTCGGGGCTGCTGCTTCTGACCAACGACGGCGAGCTGGCGCAGCGTCTGACCCATCCCAGCTTCCACATCGAGAAGGCGTATGCGGTCAAGGTGAGCCCGGCACCCTCGCGCGAAATCATCGATCACCTGCGCTCGGGCGTTCGTCTGCGCGACGGTTACACCGGCCCGGCCTACGTGCGCGAAGTGGAGCGGCGCGGCTCGCAGACGGCATGGGTCGATGTGCGCATCCGCGAGGGCCGCAATCAGCAGGTGCGGCGAATGTTCGAGGCCTTCGGAATCCGCGTCGAAAAGCTGCGGCGCGAGGCGCTCGGTCCGCTCACGCTCGGCTCGCTGCCCACAGGCGACGCGCGCCGCTTGCGGCAGAGCGAGGTGGCCGCGCTCAAGGCCGCCGTCGGCATGGACGACGCAAGACGCTCCCGCGCGGTGCGCTGA
- the trpS gene encoding tryptophan--tRNA ligase, translating into MNGQPDSTQAAVAPAVVVSGTRPTGALHLGHLNGALKNWVALQQRSRCFFFVADWHALTTDYADPKNIRHSTGEMVLDWLAVGLDPQRCVIFRQSHVREHAELHLLFSMIIPVPWLERVPTYKEQQQQLEGRDLSTYGFLGYPLLQSADILLYKADAVPVGEDQLPHIELTREVARRFNHLYGNVFPEPAGMVVQAARVPGTDGRKMSKSYGNAVSLGDDADTVYNKLVRMMTDPRRVRRTDAGDPKDCPAFRLHEIYCTEEEKAELTVGCRTASIGCVDCKKVMIKHVIAELTPIQERRRRFGEKPGTAEDVLADGCARATQVAKETMAQVREAMGL; encoded by the coding sequence GTGAACGGTCAGCCAGACAGCACGCAGGCAGCGGTCGCTCCGGCGGTCGTCGTCTCCGGCACCCGCCCGACCGGCGCGCTTCATCTGGGACACCTCAATGGTGCGCTCAAGAACTGGGTGGCGCTGCAGCAGAGGTCACGCTGCTTCTTCTTCGTTGCCGACTGGCACGCACTGACCACCGACTACGCCGATCCGAAGAATATCCGCCACAGCACCGGCGAGATGGTGCTGGACTGGCTGGCCGTGGGCCTGGACCCGCAGCGGTGCGTGATCTTCCGGCAGTCGCACGTGCGCGAGCACGCCGAGCTGCACCTGCTGTTCTCGATGATCATCCCGGTTCCGTGGCTGGAGCGCGTGCCCACCTACAAGGAGCAGCAGCAGCAGCTCGAAGGCCGCGACCTCTCCACCTACGGCTTTCTCGGCTATCCGTTGCTGCAATCGGCGGACATTCTGCTCTACAAGGCCGATGCCGTGCCGGTGGGCGAGGACCAGCTCCCGCACATCGAGCTTACGCGAGAGGTCGCGCGCCGCTTCAATCATCTCTACGGCAACGTCTTCCCCGAGCCCGCCGGCATGGTCGTGCAGGCGGCGCGCGTGCCCGGCACGGACGGGCGCAAGATGAGCAAGAGCTACGGCAACGCCGTCTCGCTCGGCGACGACGCCGACACGGTCTACAACAAGCTCGTCCGCATGATGACCGATCCGCGCCGCGTGCGGCGCACCGACGCCGGCGACCCGAAGGACTGTCCCGCGTTCCGCCTGCACGAGATCTATTGCACCGAGGAAGAGAAGGCCGAGCTGACCGTGGGCTGCCGCACCGCCTCCATCGGCTGCGTGGACTGCAAGAAGGTGATGATCAAGCACGTGATCGCCGAGCTGACGCCGATCCAGGAGCGACGCCGCCGGTTCGGTGAAAAACCGGGCACGGCCGAGGACGTGCTCGCCGACGGCTGCGCGCGCGCCACGCAGGTCGCCAAGGAGACGATGGCACAGGTGCGCGAGGCGATGGGGCTTTGA
- the scpB gene encoding SMC-Scp complex subunit ScpB: MSDEQEVQEDELSGQEQGTGGLWPVDRLRPVLEALLFASGDPLPAKRVCDIVEGTTVEEVKATLQDLSVDLLTRGIRLVEVAGGWQLRTAPEHQRYVRKLFRERPQRLTRAATETVAIVAYKQPVTRMEIETVRGVDSGAVLESLVERRLVKVIGRKDVPGRPLVYATTKEFLELFGLRSLRDMPTLPELGSDFERMSEQGGFTEAESARILPLENDDAAAATGQEGSQPAEGTREDIAAAEGEGDEERDGQQAGGGPGRAEEEEA, translated from the coding sequence GTGAGCGACGAGCAGGAAGTGCAGGAAGACGAGCTTTCCGGCCAGGAGCAGGGGACCGGCGGGTTGTGGCCGGTGGACCGGCTGCGTCCGGTGCTGGAGGCGCTGCTGTTCGCGTCCGGCGATCCGCTTCCGGCCAAGAGGGTCTGCGACATCGTCGAAGGCACCACCGTCGAAGAGGTCAAGGCCACCCTGCAGGATCTCTCGGTCGACCTGCTGACGCGCGGCATCCGTCTGGTCGAGGTGGCCGGCGGTTGGCAGCTTCGCACCGCGCCCGAGCACCAGCGCTACGTTCGCAAGCTGTTTCGCGAGCGGCCCCAGCGCCTGACGCGCGCAGCGACCGAGACCGTCGCCATCGTGGCCTACAAGCAGCCGGTGACGCGGATGGAGATCGAGACGGTGCGCGGCGTCGACAGCGGGGCGGTGCTGGAATCTCTCGTGGAGCGGCGCCTGGTCAAGGTGATCGGCCGAAAGGACGTTCCGGGCCGTCCGCTCGTCTACGCCACCACCAAGGAGTTCCTCGAGCTGTTCGGCCTGCGCAGCCTGCGCGACATGCCGACGCTGCCCGAGCTCGGCAGCGACTTCGAGCGGATGTCGGAGCAGGGCGGTTTCACCGAGGCAGAAAGCGCGCGTATCCTGCCGCTGGAGAACGACGATGCCGCAGCGGCCACCGGACAGGAAGGGAGCCAGCCCGCCGAAGGGACGCGCGAAGACATCGCCGCCGCAGAAGGCGAGGGCGACGAAGAGCGCGACGGTCAACAAGCCGGCGGCGGGCCAGGCCGCGCCGAAGAAGAAGAGGCCTGA
- a CDS encoding DUF1329 domain-containing protein, producing the protein MKSTSAAALSLGLIVSALAAPAVAAENPAPGTVIDRTNVDKYKDFFGPAMLWSIDRGVKVRVGPYKKIELPPPVAEATEKYSAQVKLSADGTHTENYVAGLPFPTIAPDDPHKAVKHMFNYEGAIEVDDLDLRNFDCDTGAVGSGGDPVRVERHFLIDHFRRLYFTGRLEVDPKPRLEPNRDQVRFKEALYPLIEPFDLKGTGFTFNRYLDHTRQDDSWLYLPQLRRVRRLSSAQRSDALFGQDTDQDSYGGYAGNIAWMSWKFLGEKTILGSFHAEKLPVVWGEPSGDFVHADLWEPREVWVVEGVSKLPQYAYSKRVIYLDKESYFIAYSDIYDQAGELWKMWLNEFKISKKPRDEAAYEFPYERRFFPSITMIDMQLEHVTFCALPSHRFPGEQGWYINVGEKEGTVESFFELSAIIAAGR; encoded by the coding sequence ATGAAATCAACTTCGGCGGCCGCTCTCTCGCTTGGATTGATCGTCTCGGCACTCGCCGCTCCAGCCGTAGCTGCCGAAAATCCTGCGCCCGGCACCGTCATCGACCGCACCAACGTCGACAAGTACAAGGACTTCTTCGGCCCCGCGATGCTGTGGTCCATCGACCGCGGCGTCAAAGTCCGCGTCGGGCCGTACAAGAAGATCGAGCTTCCGCCGCCGGTGGCCGAGGCGACCGAAAAGTATTCGGCGCAGGTCAAGCTGTCCGCCGACGGCACGCACACCGAAAACTACGTGGCGGGCCTGCCTTTCCCCACCATCGCTCCGGACGACCCGCACAAGGCCGTCAAGCACATGTTCAACTACGAGGGCGCCATCGAGGTGGACGACCTCGACCTTCGCAACTTCGACTGCGACACGGGCGCCGTGGGCAGCGGCGGCGATCCGGTGCGCGTGGAGCGGCACTTCCTGATCGACCACTTCCGGCGTCTGTACTTCACCGGTCGTCTCGAAGTCGATCCCAAGCCGCGCCTCGAACCGAACCGTGACCAGGTTCGTTTCAAGGAAGCGCTGTATCCGCTGATCGAGCCGTTCGATCTGAAGGGCACCGGGTTCACCTTCAATCGCTATCTCGATCACACGCGCCAGGACGACAGCTGGCTGTACCTGCCGCAGCTTCGCCGCGTTCGCCGCCTGTCTTCGGCGCAGCGGTCGGACGCGCTGTTCGGTCAGGACACCGACCAGGACAGCTACGGCGGCTATGCCGGCAACATCGCCTGGATGAGCTGGAAGTTCCTCGGCGAGAAGACGATCCTCGGATCGTTCCATGCCGAGAAGCTGCCGGTGGTGTGGGGCGAGCCGTCGGGCGATTTCGTTCACGCCGACCTGTGGGAGCCGCGTGAGGTCTGGGTCGTCGAGGGCGTCTCCAAGCTGCCGCAGTACGCGTACAGCAAGCGCGTCATCTACCTGGACAAGGAGAGCTACTTCATCGCCTACTCCGACATCTACGATCAGGCGGGGGAGCTGTGGAAGATGTGGCTCAACGAGTTCAAGATCTCCAAGAAGCCGCGTGACGAGGCCGCATACGAGTTCCCGTACGAGCGCCGCTTCTTCCCGTCGATCACGATGATCGACATGCAGCTCGAGCACGTCACGTTCTGCGCTCTGCCTTCGCACCGATTCCCCGGCGAGCAGGGCTGGTACATCAACGTGGGCGAGAAGGAAGGCACGGTCGAGAGCTTCTTCGAGCTGTCGGCCATCATCGCTGCGGGGCGCTAG